A single region of the Idiomarinaceae bacterium HL-53 genome encodes:
- a CDS encoding 5-(carboxyamino)imidazole ribonucleotide synthase, which translates to MKVLILGNGQLGQMLGQAAIQLGDEVLLVNTRSEQVMPVGAHLSLGLSVEDAVAWADVVTWEHEQISAAHIKFAQHKFLTDPNAIQPLTHRMHEKQMCDSLALATSPWRSFQTANELEEILNSWQEGAVIKASEGGYDGKGQWRWQPGQPIAPLLQTAGQQPGIVEALIPFSCEVSIVGARTQTGETYCYPLVENVHRKGILSYTFAGITHIPTHLQTVAENWFRTLTEHLSYVGTLAIEFFVVGEGNEAQLLINEIAPRVHNSGHWSLTGSNCSQFSLHMRSMSQHPIPKLTCQPTLMLNVIGVEQIPHELWGQFQVQPFWYGKDAKPGRKVGHINFEIGSIDEANEWIEQYREKIQTLDI; encoded by the coding sequence ATGAAAGTTCTGATCCTTGGGAATGGTCAACTTGGGCAAATGCTTGGGCAAGCGGCGATTCAGTTGGGCGACGAAGTTTTATTAGTCAACACTCGCAGCGAGCAAGTGATGCCGGTTGGCGCGCACTTATCACTGGGCCTCTCCGTTGAAGACGCGGTTGCATGGGCCGATGTGGTCACTTGGGAGCATGAACAAATTTCTGCGGCGCATATCAAATTCGCGCAGCATAAATTTCTAACCGACCCAAATGCAATTCAACCCCTGACCCATCGCATGCATGAAAAGCAAATGTGCGACTCACTTGCGCTTGCAACTTCGCCTTGGCGTTCCTTCCAAACTGCAAATGAGTTAGAAGAGATTCTCAACTCTTGGCAAGAGGGTGCGGTGATTAAAGCCTCCGAAGGTGGCTATGACGGGAAGGGGCAATGGCGCTGGCAGCCAGGGCAACCGATCGCGCCGCTCTTGCAAACCGCTGGCCAGCAACCGGGTATTGTTGAAGCACTGATACCTTTTAGTTGTGAAGTGTCTATTGTTGGCGCGCGCACTCAAACCGGCGAAACATATTGTTATCCATTGGTCGAAAATGTGCATCGGAAAGGCATTCTTAGCTATACATTCGCGGGTATCACGCACATTCCTACCCATCTACAAACTGTTGCTGAAAATTGGTTTCGAACACTAACCGAACACTTGAGTTACGTGGGTACACTTGCCATCGAGTTTTTTGTTGTGGGCGAGGGGAACGAAGCACAGTTGTTGATCAATGAGATCGCACCACGTGTTCATAATTCAGGGCACTGGTCATTAACTGGAAGCAATTGCAGCCAATTCAGTTTACATATGCGCAGCATGAGCCAGCACCCGATTCCTAAGCTCACTTGCCAACCCACGCTCATGCTAAATGTGATTGGCGTTGAGCAAATCCCCCATGAATTGTGGGGTCAGTTTCAAGTACAGCCCTTTTGGTACGGAAAAGATGCGAAACCTGGCAGAAAAGTAGGTCATATCAATTTTGAGATAGGCTCAATCGATGAAGCAAATGAGTGGATTGAGCAGTATAGGGAAAAGATTCAAACACTTGATATATAG
- a CDS encoding EAL domain, c-di-GMP-specific phosphodiesterase class I (or its enzymatically inactive variant), with product MQLHTSPYKSQPSLARNQLAKYVVLGVLLIVLAQASRWFTINGNELSAIWPPAGIFLGAVLALGYRALWVLVPSMLVWSLWAQDLPWFMSVTGTLGLALGSSLASFLIQRTKKTTDPLQRLNYLPNLYLKGAVIGAGVSSFIGAIGYGISMPDSAAFRVQDIWLVYWLFEALGVILFAPIYSMLFREPRWYVSEFFADLKSKPVAIWLVLTASAIYASIHFGSIGDARYAPVFAFALFPLICWYAVEGRASNLHFWIPLFAAIFVYFSIYNIGGLPPVNDFTDLLRVLLQVGILSVMAQLVGSINRQRNKLLQRFQDQAQQDFLTGLANDRGLHHGLTSVLQKPPSAATPWLMFIQVPDIQVIKELLGLDGASRVELTLSAQLQNACPHAIVARINEGKYAVLHLADAPESIEMLAADIYERLTDPTDKIDLSDRLRVAMGVVPIDGKLSTAEQYLSAAIQAATTAQRKAYSLHWLADPSDVATTQRKLAQRFEGLKGAIERDELVLFAQEIRALKPTDGGQSFEILVRMRDNDGSVLSPAEFLPAAEAFGLMPVLDRWVILNTMKYLATHTKCIHEVSKCAINLSGASLSDPELADFIEDGLEEYGLPASIFTFEITETEAIRSPTEALQFIHAVHRLGCRVALDDFGTGLASFDYLRQYPFDELKIDGVFIREITKNKVDESIVSAICQVAATMQLQTVAEFVEDEIYSSTLAGLGVDFAQGYGIGKPQPLEQLIHEYQQRQTPISDTGDRPGHNFEQSTPV from the coding sequence ATGCAGCTTCACACTTCACCCTACAAGAGCCAGCCGTCGCTGGCGCGTAACCAGCTCGCCAAATATGTGGTTCTCGGCGTTCTTCTAATCGTTTTAGCGCAAGCATCGCGCTGGTTTACCATTAATGGTAATGAGCTGTCTGCAATTTGGCCTCCTGCAGGCATTTTCCTCGGCGCTGTGCTCGCACTTGGATATCGTGCGCTCTGGGTGCTGGTTCCTTCTATGCTGGTTTGGTCTTTATGGGCACAAGACTTGCCATGGTTTATGTCGGTAACAGGAACGCTCGGCCTTGCGTTGGGAAGTTCGCTCGCATCGTTTCTCATTCAAAGAACCAAGAAAACAACGGACCCACTACAACGCTTGAATTACCTGCCGAATTTATACTTAAAAGGTGCGGTGATTGGTGCTGGGGTTTCGTCTTTCATCGGTGCCATTGGATATGGTATTAGTATGCCCGACTCTGCGGCGTTTCGAGTTCAAGACATTTGGTTGGTATATTGGCTATTTGAAGCTTTAGGTGTGATTTTATTTGCACCTATTTATTCGATGCTGTTTCGAGAGCCTCGCTGGTATGTGAGCGAATTTTTTGCCGATTTGAAAAGTAAGCCCGTAGCCATTTGGTTAGTGCTTACGGCGTCGGCAATTTATGCCTCTATTCACTTCGGTTCAATCGGTGACGCACGTTATGCACCTGTCTTTGCCTTTGCTCTATTCCCCCTTATCTGTTGGTACGCAGTAGAAGGGCGCGCAAGCAACTTACACTTTTGGATCCCTTTATTCGCAGCCATTTTCGTTTACTTCTCAATATACAATATCGGGGGCCTGCCACCCGTTAATGACTTCACAGATTTACTCAGGGTACTCTTGCAGGTAGGAATACTCTCAGTAATGGCACAACTGGTAGGCTCAATCAATCGCCAACGAAATAAGCTGCTGCAACGCTTCCAAGATCAAGCACAGCAAGATTTTCTCACCGGCTTAGCAAACGACCGCGGCCTTCATCATGGGCTTACCAGCGTGTTGCAAAAACCTCCCTCTGCTGCAACACCTTGGCTCATGTTTATTCAAGTACCCGATATTCAAGTAATCAAGGAACTGCTAGGTTTAGATGGCGCGTCTCGCGTTGAGTTAACCTTGAGTGCACAATTACAAAATGCATGCCCGCATGCCATTGTTGCTCGTATCAATGAAGGAAAGTATGCAGTGCTACACTTGGCAGATGCTCCGGAATCTATTGAAATGTTAGCTGCAGATATCTACGAACGCCTGACGGATCCTACTGACAAGATAGACCTCTCAGATAGGCTCCGTGTCGCGATGGGTGTAGTTCCGATTGATGGCAAATTGTCGACAGCTGAACAGTATTTAAGTGCAGCAATCCAAGCAGCAACTACAGCTCAAAGAAAGGCCTACAGCCTACATTGGCTCGCTGATCCGAGTGACGTTGCGACGACCCAGCGTAAACTCGCTCAACGATTCGAAGGTCTTAAAGGTGCGATTGAGCGCGATGAGTTAGTTCTTTTCGCACAAGAAATTCGAGCATTGAAACCGACCGATGGCGGACAATCATTCGAAATACTGGTGCGCATGAGAGATAATGACGGCAGTGTTCTATCGCCTGCAGAATTCCTTCCTGCTGCAGAAGCATTTGGACTCATGCCCGTTCTTGACCGCTGGGTGATTCTGAATACCATGAAATACTTGGCGACCCACACAAAATGCATTCACGAAGTAAGTAAATGTGCCATTAACCTAAGTGGTGCTTCTCTCTCCGATCCAGAACTTGCCGATTTCATTGAGGATGGATTGGAAGAATATGGACTACCCGCAAGCATCTTCACGTTTGAAATTACCGAGACTGAGGCGATTCGAAGCCCCACCGAAGCACTTCAATTTATTCACGCGGTGCATCGTTTAGGTTGTCGCGTGGCACTCGACGACTTTGGTACTGGCCTTGCGTCATTTGATTACTTGCGCCAATACCCGTTCGACGAATTGAAGATAGATGGTGTCTTCATTCGCGAAATAACAAAAAACAAAGTGGATGAGAGTATTGTAAGTGCGATTTGCCAAGTCGCTGCCACCATGCAATTACAAACTGTAGCCGAGTTTGTGGAAGACGAGATTTATTCGAGCACACTAGCTGGGCTTGGCGTAGATTTCGCACAAGGGTATGGTATTGGAAAGCCACAGCCATTGGAACAACTCATTCATGAATACCAACAAAGACAAACACCCATCTCTGATACTGGGGATCGACCAGGGCACAACTTCGAGCAGAGCACTCCTGTTTGA